The Thermococcus peptonophilus genomic sequence TTACAGGGGCGGGATAATACTCTTCGACGCTGGAGAAGGCACGATAAGACAGATGAACACGGCGAAGCTCAGTCCGATGAAAGTGGACAAGATTTTTATCACCCACTTTCATGGAGATCACTACCTTGGAATTCCCGCGCTGATCCAGACCATGAACCTATGGGACAGGCGGAAGCCGCTCCATATCTACGGGCCTAAGTACACCTTCCAGTTTGTCCAGAACCTTCTGAACAGCGGCTTTTTCAGGCCGGGCTTTGATATCCACGTCCACGAGCTTGGGGAGACGAGGCTGAAGTTCGGAGACTATGAGGTGTGGAGCTTCAAGGTCGAGCACGGCATCCCTGCCCTCGGATACGTCTTCAAGGAGAAAGACAGAAGGGGGAAGTTCTTGAAGGAGAAACTGAGGGAGTACGGGCTTGAAGAGGGGCCGATACTTGGGAAGCTTGAGAGAGAGGGTAAAATCCAATGGAACGGCCGGATAATCCGGCTTGAAGACGTTACAGGCCCAAGAAGGAAAGGTTTAAAGGTCGTTTACACTGGGGACACAGAGCCATGCGAGAGGGTGAAACTCTTCTCAGAGCGGGCTGACCTCCTTATCCATGAGGCGACTTATCTGAATCCTGGAGACAGGGGTGAGAGCTACCACTCTACCGTTGAGGAGGCCTGCGACACGGCAAGGAGAGCTAAGGTGAAGCTACTTGCACTATTCCACAGGGCCTTCCGCTACAGTTATGAAGACTACGTCAAAGAAGCCCTCAAAATATGCGAAAGCCTCGGGGTTAGCGCTGTGGTTCCGAAGGACTTCGACGTAATAACCTTCAAATCGGGCACGTGGGAGCTTAGAAACCTTCTGGAGGAGAGAGGATGAACTATCTGCGCTACGTTAAAATAATAGGGACGATGCACGTTTCACCAAAGAGCAGGGACGAGGTTTTCAGGACGATATTAGCGGAAAGACCGCACGCCGTTGCCGTCGAGCTTGACCGGACACGGTTTATCGGAATGCAGCAGAAAATCGAAATGACCCTTTCTGACTCCCTCAGACTAGGAAGAAAGGGCATGATAAACTACGTCCTTGCCAGGGTCGAGGAGAAGCTCGGCGAGACCTTTGGAATGGCTCCGGGCGAGGAGATGAAGGCAGCTATAGAGGCCGCCCGAGCCATCGGGGTACCTCTCTACCTCATAGACGAGGACATAGGCCTTATTCTCGCCAAGATATCCCGTGCACCGGCGAGGGAGAAGTTCCTCATGGGGCTGGAATCCCTGGGGGTTTTCCTTCCCATCAAGGCGGCTGACATCGGCGACCCTTTTGAGGAATACCGGTGGATGATGCTGGAGTTCAGGAGGAGGTATCCATACCTCTACCGCGTCCTAGTGGAGGAGCGGAACGAGGTGATGGCCAGAAACCTTATGATGATCGTCGATTCACTGCTCGCTGGGGGAGTAAAACGTCCGAAGGTTGTGGCGGTGGTGGGTCTAGGACACAAGCCCGGGATAGAACGCATTCTGAACAGGGGAAAGTCTTAACCCGTTACTTTTATATTCTGAAACGTCAAGAACCTTTGGAGGGCCAGCCATGAAGGAGAGGCTTGAGAAGATGCTCAACGTTGAGATAATCAGAATCGAAGAGGCCGGCGACAAGATAGTTGTCTATGTTCCCGCTGATAAGGTCAGGATTGCCGTCGGGAGCGGCGGTGCCGCTGTAAAGGCCGCCGAGCTCGTCATCGGCAAGAAGATCGAGGTCAAGCCTGCAGAGTGATATCACTCAGGGTGATAAAGAGGCTAAAGGTTAAATACCCACACTCCCTTTTTTTAGCGGTGATACCATGGAGTACAAGCGTCCTATTGGCCTTGATATTGACCTTGAGACTGGGGTAATTCCCGGCGCTAAAAAGCTCGTCAGGAGGCTCAGCGACCTCAAGGGCTACTTCCTCGATGAAGAAGCCTACAATGAGCTCCTCAAGGAAGACCCAGTTGTCTATGAGGTCTACGCAATCGAGCAGGAGGAGAAGGAGGGTGATCTGAACTTCGCCACCACCGTCCTCTACCCAGGTAAGGTCGGGAAGGAGTTCTTCTTTACCAAGGGCCACTTCCACGCGAAGGCTGACAGGGCTGAGATATACTACGGCATCAAGGGAAAGGGTGGAATGCTTCTCCAGACTCCAGAGGGAGAAGCAGAGTGGATTCCAATGGGGCCCGGAACCGTGGTCTACGTCCCGCCCTACTGGGCACACAGGACGGTGAACACTGGAAACGAGCCGTTCATCTTCCTTGCGATATACCCGTCCGACGCCGGCCATGACTACGGCTCTATTAAGGAGAAGGGCTTCTCGAAGATAGTCATTGAGGAAGACGGGGAAGTCAAGGTCGTCGACAACCCGCGCTGGAAGGAGTAGCCCGAAACTCTTATTAGCCTTGTCTCTT encodes the following:
- a CDS encoding TraB domain-containing protein, with product MNYLRYVKIIGTMHVSPKSRDEVFRTILAERPHAVAVELDRTRFIGMQQKIEMTLSDSLRLGRKGMINYVLARVEEKLGETFGMAPGEEMKAAIEAARAIGVPLYLIDEDIGLILAKISRAPAREKFLMGLESLGVFLPIKAADIGDPFEEYRWMMLEFRRRYPYLYRVLVEERNEVMARNLMMIVDSLLAGGVKRPKVVAVVGLGHKPGIERILNRGKS
- the pgiA gene encoding glucose-6-phosphate isomerase — protein: MEYKRPIGLDIDLETGVIPGAKKLVRRLSDLKGYFLDEEAYNELLKEDPVVYEVYAIEQEEKEGDLNFATTVLYPGKVGKEFFFTKGHFHAKADRAEIYYGIKGKGGMLLQTPEGEAEWIPMGPGTVVYVPPYWAHRTVNTGNEPFIFLAIYPSDAGHDYGSIKEKGFSKIVIEEDGEVKVVDNPRWKE
- a CDS encoding KH domain-containing protein, coding for MKERLEKMLNVEIIRIEEAGDKIVVYVPADKVRIAVGSGGAAVKAAELVIGKKIEVKPAE
- a CDS encoding ribonuclease Z; this translates as MLEVFFLGTGGIMPTRERNVPAIALRYRGGIILFDAGEGTIRQMNTAKLSPMKVDKIFITHFHGDHYLGIPALIQTMNLWDRRKPLHIYGPKYTFQFVQNLLNSGFFRPGFDIHVHELGETRLKFGDYEVWSFKVEHGIPALGYVFKEKDRRGKFLKEKLREYGLEEGPILGKLEREGKIQWNGRIIRLEDVTGPRRKGLKVVYTGDTEPCERVKLFSERADLLIHEATYLNPGDRGESYHSTVEEACDTARRAKVKLLALFHRAFRYSYEDYVKEALKICESLGVSAVVPKDFDVITFKSGTWELRNLLEERG